A single Numenius arquata chromosome 15, bNumArq3.hap1.1, whole genome shotgun sequence DNA region contains:
- the PPRC1 gene encoding peroxisome proliferator-activated receptor gamma coactivator-related protein 1 encodes MAALRGGAVPAAAGAGTGVAAAVAGAALRGLAGGGAPREPSLRAGSPLQCFSGQDDLNLMSLDAETILEAEEILGTMQNYLDSSVISIIEDLSLSEQSKACLDAQNELSLLTAITEILDSTDDETLSPFDTIMDAELLTSPRERENPSFQKFLSLSRPSLECESPALEQPKALRPLSSSSSISVVGKTDTDLAWDRAAHGLEDPVLPKKQVCSTPRVERKVGRHWTREQPLPQRSDGEEEEEEAALSPGRDSSMEAGEFRVSRAGVALEECEDPCIINTGDVSLSELVKSMHPYCLPTFTVCLDPETEPVAKELLSGPVLLEIVPGEGESVEIPVVLQPLAPSFPDVEPQLLSAEEGTGRSIAEDREELPGAPAQENRVEEEKEEKPPGKEPSCTTPESTSAPEKAAPRACSPDSSSQPSTGTPAGNKREGSDKGCGRERTRKSRKKKGEEDQNEQARPGKDCVAHRLRSAGSGQPPGQSPSSRRRAACPSVQVSDFLARQLERAQKEGQMELRAERAPRPRGRPRSTTGASPLEKAQHELQKEPAPETVSVALEKAETVVPLEKTAPSVEEQPAAACPSLADQAEGEGDAQPAAGQGVGVSEAASPFPEQGVGLEPPQSLPAAEPSEGLPREAKPKALSLREYRIRMLHRQPSPGDRKDGEKQAASKWPSVPEPPTELAEIPCLVLPVRPATEAASAQKSPEKPSSPAAVSSPAGKAPPAPASAPTTATAPPPATAPPPPSTPMPFVAPNVPPAAGVASAGMPPASAGAYALYPPVPSWPCFSPQPVGCHGLPPPPSAGSSSTFHMVPGLPPPAMAWPPPAVPPPPPFGPGGPYTPVGWASPSYWPGIPMPPPVPPLAYGDPGAALQGAATFPAGGHPSTAILHGQPPATPALSCPEPPAFLAQPPTAPANEMGAAGGPARPATSRVSDPRRQARLAGESSLPKTPPAPAQPLAASSPAAAQPSRVPAAAPALQAAPIQPPEEPQAATPTQLPKVPPDAIHCPAEVSPAAGPTEENPGTHPTEEAAGPGKGSVEKALPEPKATAGQEAPSQKSTSQAVAPPPKAGRESSLPTKAPAARRWRHQPLLSPAQPSDSSKDIVQAFISEIGIEATDLSSLLEQFEKSEAKKEETPVQPPEDRRPAGSSGPETQQDRKPLDGLQASELANVAGLTPPATPPHQLWKPLPAVSLLAKARSPGSTPQEGAQKMAKLVKAKPLLPSKLQGKSPAPVTASLAPSHVCSGDHDYCIPGAARPESNGSPGTQPPAEGGSRWNVKHHRDITIKPISSLTKRTLDQPKSTPPAPTTTVGPVQEPLGTACLAPLDYRTSVPNKATTRCSSPPTSVLLSPAASPCRDQEMRTPSAQSSRAAAKRSLRCYRRPRDSPSPSAGSWRAGRSRASRSFSSSSDGASESSSSSSSSSSRSRSRSLSPPPKRWRRYRSRCSHSSSSRSSCGSCGRSRDRSSSSSSTSSYSSRSTSRSQSRSPSPRRRSNRRRRYSYDAQDHYQRQRILQKERAIEERRVVFIGKIPSRMTRSELRHRFSVFGDIEECTLHFRSEGDNYGFVTYRYAEEAFAAIESGHKLRRPDEQPFDLCFGGRRQFCRRNYADLDSNREDFDPAPVKSKFDSLDFDTLLRQAQRSLRR; translated from the exons atggcggcgctgCGGGGCGGAGcggtgcccgccgccgccggggccgggaccggcgtcgccgccgccgtcgccgggGCCGCTCTGCGAGGGCtggcgggcggcggagccccgcGGGAGCCGTCCCTCCGCGCCGGCAGTCCCCTGCAG TGCTTTTCAGGTCAGGATGACCTGAACTTAATGTCGCTGGATGCAGAAACCATCCTGGAGGCCGAAGAGATCCTGGGGACGATGCAGAACTATCTCGACTCCTCTGTGATCTCCATCATTGAGGACCTCTCTCTGAGCGAG CAGAGCAAGGCCTGCCTGGATGCGCAGAACGAGCTGTCCCTGCTAACTGCCATCACTGAGATCCTGGACAGCACGGACGATGAGACCCTGTCCCCCTTTGACACCATCATGGACGCAGAGCTGCTGACCTCGCCTCGGGAGCGGGAGAATCCCTCG TTTCAGAAGTTTCTCAGCTTATCCCGTCCGTCACTGGAGTGCGAGAGCCCAGCCCTGGAGCAGCCCAAGGCTCTCAggcctctcagcagcagcagcagcatctctgtggttGGGAAG ACCGACACAGACCTGGCTTGGGACCGTGCTGCTCATGGCCTCGAGGACCCGGTGCTGCCGAAGAAGCAAGTCTGCAGCACCCCGAGGGTGGAGAGGAAGGTGGGCCGGCACTGGACCAGAGAGCAGCCCTTGCCGCAGCGCAgcgatggggaggaagaggaggaggaggctgccttGAGCCCAGGGCGAGACAGCAGCATGGAGGCTGGGGAGTTCCGTgtgagcagagctggggtggcactggaggagtGTGAAGACCCCTGCATCATCAACACGGGTGACGTGTCCCTGAGCGAGCTGGTGAAGTCCATGCACCCATACTGCCTGCCCACCTTCACCGTGTGCCTGGACCCCGAGACCGAGCCCGTGGCCAAGGAGCTCCTGAGCGGTCCCGTCTTGCTGGAAATTGTGCCTGGCGAGGGGGAGAGCGTGGAGATCCCTGTGGTCCTGCAGCCCTTGGCTCCCAGCTTCCCCGATGTGGAGCCCCAGCTTTTGTCAGCAGAGGAGGGTACGGGGAGGTCAATCGCAGAGGATCGAGAGGAGCTGCCAGGAGCTCCAGCCCAGGAAAacagggtggaggaggagaaggaggagaaaccaCCTGGGAAGGAGCCCTCCTGCACTACCCCAGAGAGCACATCCGCCCCGGAGAAAGCGGCACCCAGAGCCTGTAGCCCcgacagcagctcccagcccagcactggcacCCCAGCAGGCAACAAACGCGAGGGCTCCGACAAGGGATGCGGCCGTGAGAGAACAAGGAAGAGtcggaaaaagaaaggagaggaggaccAAAACGAGCAGGCTAGGCCAGGCAAGGACTGTGTGGCCCACCGGCTCCGCTCGGCTGGCTCCGGCCAGCCCCCGGGTCAGTCGCCCAGCAGCCGGCGGCGGGCAGCGTGTCCCTCTGTCCAGGTCTCAGACTTCCTGGCACGGCAGCTGGAGCGAGCCCAGAAGGAAGGGCAGATGGAGCTGCGTGCCGAGCGGGCACCACGGCCCCGGGGCAGGCCCCGGAGCACAACAGGGGCCTCCCCGCTTGAGAAAGCGCAGCACGAGCTGCAGAAGGAACCAGCACCAGAAACGGTGAGCGTggccctggagaaggctgagactGTGGTGCCTCTGGAGAAGACTGCACCAAGTGTGGAGGAGCAGCCAGCGGCTGCGTGTCCCAGCCTGGCAGACCAAGCTGAGGGTGAGGGAGATGCACAGCCCGCTGCCGGACAGGGTGTTGGGGTCTCGGAGGCTGCCTCTCCGTTCCCGGAGCAAGGCGTGGGGCTGGAGCCCCCCCAGAGCCTGCCAGCGGCAGAGCCGAGCGAGggtctgcccagggaagctaAGCCCAAGGCCCTGAGCCTGCGGGAATACCGCATCCGCATGCTGCACCGCCAGCCCAGCCCGGGTGACAGGAAGGATGGCGAGAAGCAAGCGGCCAGCAAGTGGCCCAGTGTCCCCGAGCCTCCGACAGAGCTGGCGGAGATCCCCTGCCTGGTGTTGCCCGTGCGCCCCGCCACCGAGGCGGCCAGTGCTCAGAAGAGCCCGGAGAAAcccagcagccctgctgcagtCTCCTCTCCGGCTGGCAAAgctccccctgctccagcttctGCTCCGACAACCGCCACGGCTCCACCACCTGCCACggctccaccacctccatcaACACCAATGCCTTTTGTCGCACCAAATGTGCCCCCAGCCGCTGGGGTGGCTTCCGCCGGGATGCCACCAGCCTCTGCCGGTGCTTACGCCCTTTACCCACCAGTGCCTTCCTGGCCCTGTTTCAGCCCGCAGCCCGTGGGCTGCCATGGTTTGCCCCCGCCGCCCAGTGCCGGCTCCTCCAGTACTTTTCACATGGTGCCTGGCCTCCCACCCCCGGCCATGGCCTGGCCCCCGCCGGCCGTGCCACCCCCGCCTCCATTTGGCCCCGGTGGCCCCTACACCCCAGTAGGGTGGGCATCACCATCCTACTGGCCAGGAATCCCCATGCCACCTCCGGTGCCTCCGCTGGCGTACGGGGACCCTGGAGCGGCACTGCAAGGTGCTGCCACCTTCCCGGCTGGTGGCCACCCCAGCACGGCCATCTTGCATGGGCAACCTCCTGCCACCCCTGCGCTCAGCTGCCCGGAGCCACCGGCCTTCCTTGCCCAGCCACCCACCGCTCCAGCCAACGAgatgggggctgctggtggcccagCGAGGCCGGCGACCAGCAGGGTGTCTGACCCCAGGAGGCAGGCACGGCTGGCAGGGGAGAGCTCTCTCCCCAagacccctccagcccctgcccagcccctggcagcctcatcacctgctgctgcccagcccagcagggtccctgctgcagcaccagcccTCCAGGCTGCCCCCATCCAGCCTCCAGAGGAGCCCCAGGCTGCAACCCCCACACAGCTCCCAAAGGTGCCCCCAGATGCCATCCATTGCCCCGCAGAGGTGTCCCCTGCCGCTGGCCCCACTGAGGAGAACCCTGGCACCCACCCcacagaggaggctgcagggccAGGCAAGGGGTCAGTGGAGAAAGCCCTGCCAGAACCCAAGGCAACTGCTGGGCAGGAGGCGCCTAGCCAAAAATCCACCTCCCAGGCTGTGGCACCGCCACCGAAAGCGGGCCGAGAGAGCAGCCTGCCCACCAAGGCGCCTGCTGCACGGCGGTGGAGGCACCAGCCGCTCCTCAGCCCGGCGCAGCCCAGCGACAGCAGCAAGGACATCGTGCAAGCCTTCATCAGCGAGATTG GGATCGAAGCCACCGACCTGTCCAGCCTGCTGGAGCAGTTTGAGAAGTCTGAAG CCAAGAAGGAGGAGACTCCCGTGCAGCCCCCCGAGGACAGGCGGCCGGCGGGGAGCTCCGG gCCTGAGACCCAGCAGGACAGGAAGCCCTTGGATGGCCTGCAGGCCTCTGAGCTGGCTAACGTGGCAG GTCTCACCCCCCCAGCGACGCCACCCCACCAGCTCTGGAAGCCATTGCCTGCTGTctcgctgctggccaaggccaggTCGCCCGGGTCCACACCCCAGGAAGGGGCCCAGAAGATGGCCAAGCTGGTGAAAGCCAAACCGCTGCTCCCAAGCAAGCTCCaggggaagagcccagcgccggtCACCGCCAGCTTAGCCCCCAGCCACGTCTGCTCGGGAGACCATGACTACTGCATCCCGGGTGCGGCGCGGCCGGAGAGCAACGGCAGCCCTGGCACGCAGCCCCCTGCCGAGGGCGGCTCCCGCTGGAATGTCAAACACCACCGGGACATCACTATCAAACCTATCTCATCTTTAACCAAACGGACGCTGGACCAGCCCAAGTCCACCCCGCCAGCTCCCACTACCACCGTGGGACCTGTCCAGGAGCCCCTGGGGACGGCCTGCCTGGCGCCCCTGGATTATCGGACTAGCGTCCCCAATAAGGCCACCACCAGGTgcagcagcccccccacctcGGTGCTTCTGTCTCCAGCTGCATCCCCCTGCCGGGACCAGGAGATGCGGActcccagtgcccagtccagccGTGCTGCTGCCAAGAGGTCCCTGCGCTGCTACCGGAGACCCCGGGACTCGCCCAGCCCCTCTGCCGGCAGCTGGAGGGCTGGACGGAGCCGTGCCAGCCGTTCTTTCAGTTCCAGTTCAGATGGAGCTAGCGAGtcctcatcttcatcttcatcctcGTCCTCCCGATCCCGGTCACGGTCGCTCTCCCCACCACCCAAGCGGTGGCGAAG GTACCGCTCAAGGTGTTCTCACAGCTCCTCCTCCCGCTCCAGCTGTGGCTCATGTGGCAGGTCCCGGGACAGGTCCTCATCCTCGTCGTCAACGTCTTCCTACTCATCCAGGTCCACATCCCGCAGCCAGTCCCGCTCCCCCTCACCCCGCAGGAGGAGTAACAGGCGGAGAAG ATACAGTTACGATGCCCAGGACCACTACCAAAGGCAGAGGATCCTCCAGAAGGAACGTGCAATA